A genomic segment from Muntiacus reevesi chromosome 15, mMunRee1.1, whole genome shotgun sequence encodes:
- the C15H14orf28 gene encoding uncharacterized protein C14orf28 homolog isoform X1 codes for MTCSPRRSAEPLLECGMKTLFEEIKASIKNNYNQDRSFWRPVLPWGGVFTIKAGRKAVSCTPLYVEIRLKNTCTIDGFLMLLYVILNENENFPRELSLHLGREFVDCFLYLMDTYSFTTVKLLWIWDKMEKQQYKSEVHKASLIIDLFGNEHDNFTKNLENLMSTIQESYCSNWRCPTRVQEDQQRTININPPQEIPHGNLIRLAVDELFCSRIELCEEHGCGGLREFSQRVFCHGAPPFVVLNMQHWKSEDLAYVPYYLDLSDHKYLLEGATLFNKEEHHYSAAFQIDGHWMHYDGLRNVNLILLNKPPEFLLLSSLVYIRATEK; via the exons ATGACCTGCAGTCCCAGGCGCTCAGCGGAGCCACTGCTCGAATGCGG gATGAAGACACTGTTTGAAGAGATCAaagcatcaattaaaaataattataaccaAGATCGCTCATTTTGGAGGCCTGTTCTTCCTTGGGGAGGTGTTTTTACTATCAAAGCTGGCCGCAAAGCAGTCTCCTGTACACCACTCTATGTTGAAATAAGACTGAAAAATACCTGCACCATAGATGGATTCTTGATGTTACTCTATGTCATtctcaatgaaaatgaaaatttccccCGGGAACTCTCTCTTCATTTAGGTAGAGAATTTGTagactgttttctttatttaatggACACCTACAGTTTTACAACCGTGAAGCTACTTTGGATTTGGGACAAGATGGAAAAACAGCAGTACAAGTCTGAAGTTCATAAAGCTTCATTAATAATTGATTTGTTTGGGAATGAACATGATAATTTtacaaaaaatcttgaaaatctCATGTCAACCATACAAGAGAGTTACTGTTCCAACTGGCGATGCCCCACTCGAGTGCAGGAAGATCAGCAACGCACAATTAATATAAA TCCTCCCCAAGAAATTCCACATGGAAACTTGATACGACTGGCTGTGGATGAGTTATTCTGTTCCAGGATTGAACTGTGTGAAGAGCATGG GTGTGGTGGCTTAAGAGAATTTTCCCAAAGAGTGTTCTGCCACGGGGCACCCCCTTTTGTTGTCTTAAATATGCAGCATTGGAAATCTGAAGATCTGGCATATGTCCCCTATTATTTGGATTTATCTGATCACAA GTATTTGTTGGAAGGTGCCACATTGTTTAACAAAGAGGAACATCATTATTCTGCAGCCTTTCAAATTGATGGACATTGGATGCACTATGATGGCCTCAGAAATgtgaatttaattttgttaaataaacCCCCAGAGTTTCTCCTCTTGTCATCATTGGTTTATATTCGAGcaacagagaaataa
- the C15H14orf28 gene encoding uncharacterized protein C14orf28 homolog isoform X3, whose amino-acid sequence MTCSPRRSAEPLLECGMKTLFEEIKASIKNNYNQDRSFWRPVLPWGGVFTIKAGRKAVSCTPLYVEIRLKNTCTIDGFLMLLYVILNENENFPRELSLHLGREFVDCFLYLMDTYSFTTVKLLWIWDKMEKQQYKSEVHKASLIIDLFGNEHDNFTKNLENLMSTIQESYCSNWRCPTRVQEDQQRTININPPQEIPHGNLIRLAVDELFCSRIELCEEHGYLLEGATLFNKEEHHYSAAFQIDGHWMHYDGLRNVNLILLNKPPEFLLLSSLVYIRATEK is encoded by the exons ATGACCTGCAGTCCCAGGCGCTCAGCGGAGCCACTGCTCGAATGCGG gATGAAGACACTGTTTGAAGAGATCAaagcatcaattaaaaataattataaccaAGATCGCTCATTTTGGAGGCCTGTTCTTCCTTGGGGAGGTGTTTTTACTATCAAAGCTGGCCGCAAAGCAGTCTCCTGTACACCACTCTATGTTGAAATAAGACTGAAAAATACCTGCACCATAGATGGATTCTTGATGTTACTCTATGTCATtctcaatgaaaatgaaaatttccccCGGGAACTCTCTCTTCATTTAGGTAGAGAATTTGTagactgttttctttatttaatggACACCTACAGTTTTACAACCGTGAAGCTACTTTGGATTTGGGACAAGATGGAAAAACAGCAGTACAAGTCTGAAGTTCATAAAGCTTCATTAATAATTGATTTGTTTGGGAATGAACATGATAATTTtacaaaaaatcttgaaaatctCATGTCAACCATACAAGAGAGTTACTGTTCCAACTGGCGATGCCCCACTCGAGTGCAGGAAGATCAGCAACGCACAATTAATATAAA TCCTCCCCAAGAAATTCCACATGGAAACTTGATACGACTGGCTGTGGATGAGTTATTCTGTTCCAGGATTGAACTGTGTGAAGAGCATGG GTATTTGTTGGAAGGTGCCACATTGTTTAACAAAGAGGAACATCATTATTCTGCAGCCTTTCAAATTGATGGACATTGGATGCACTATGATGGCCTCAGAAATgtgaatttaattttgttaaataaacCCCCAGAGTTTCTCCTCTTGTCATCATTGGTTTATATTCGAGcaacagagaaataa
- the C15H14orf28 gene encoding uncharacterized protein C14orf28 homolog isoform X2 — MKTLFEEIKASIKNNYNQDRSFWRPVLPWGGVFTIKAGRKAVSCTPLYVEIRLKNTCTIDGFLMLLYVILNENENFPRELSLHLGREFVDCFLYLMDTYSFTTVKLLWIWDKMEKQQYKSEVHKASLIIDLFGNEHDNFTKNLENLMSTIQESYCSNWRCPTRVQEDQQRTININPPQEIPHGNLIRLAVDELFCSRIELCEEHGCGGLREFSQRVFCHGAPPFVVLNMQHWKSEDLAYVPYYLDLSDHKYLLEGATLFNKEEHHYSAAFQIDGHWMHYDGLRNVNLILLNKPPEFLLLSSLVYIRATEK, encoded by the exons ATGAAGACACTGTTTGAAGAGATCAaagcatcaattaaaaataattataaccaAGATCGCTCATTTTGGAGGCCTGTTCTTCCTTGGGGAGGTGTTTTTACTATCAAAGCTGGCCGCAAAGCAGTCTCCTGTACACCACTCTATGTTGAAATAAGACTGAAAAATACCTGCACCATAGATGGATTCTTGATGTTACTCTATGTCATtctcaatgaaaatgaaaatttccccCGGGAACTCTCTCTTCATTTAGGTAGAGAATTTGTagactgttttctttatttaatggACACCTACAGTTTTACAACCGTGAAGCTACTTTGGATTTGGGACAAGATGGAAAAACAGCAGTACAAGTCTGAAGTTCATAAAGCTTCATTAATAATTGATTTGTTTGGGAATGAACATGATAATTTtacaaaaaatcttgaaaatctCATGTCAACCATACAAGAGAGTTACTGTTCCAACTGGCGATGCCCCACTCGAGTGCAGGAAGATCAGCAACGCACAATTAATATAAA TCCTCCCCAAGAAATTCCACATGGAAACTTGATACGACTGGCTGTGGATGAGTTATTCTGTTCCAGGATTGAACTGTGTGAAGAGCATGG GTGTGGTGGCTTAAGAGAATTTTCCCAAAGAGTGTTCTGCCACGGGGCACCCCCTTTTGTTGTCTTAAATATGCAGCATTGGAAATCTGAAGATCTGGCATATGTCCCCTATTATTTGGATTTATCTGATCACAA GTATTTGTTGGAAGGTGCCACATTGTTTAACAAAGAGGAACATCATTATTCTGCAGCCTTTCAAATTGATGGACATTGGATGCACTATGATGGCCTCAGAAATgtgaatttaattttgttaaataaacCCCCAGAGTTTCTCCTCTTGTCATCATTGGTTTATATTCGAGcaacagagaaataa